CGTCTCTACCTGTCCAATCATCAACGCGTTGGATCATTCGACACGCTCCGTACGGAGGATTGCTACGGCGCACGCTCGGACCACGGTTTGATGACTACAGGATTGCTGGCGACGCGGGTCACGAAACACCGCAATGTGGCGGTGATCACGGCAGACGACGACGTAAATCTCGGGCTCACTACGGAGACGTATGAGGGCGACATGTTTGGACCCCGGTCACCGCAGCTCACGCCATGGACCACTCCGAACATTCACGGCTACTCGCGTTATCCGACCGGACGTGTCCTCTCCGATGGGGACTTCGCTGCTATTGATAACATCCGGTACGATGAGGTCGACCCGACGGTCATGGTTATCGACTACCGGGCGGACTTCCGCTACAATCCGACGTTCAGGTCCGACTCCCGCATCGGGCCCGAGAGCCGCGAGGTCACTCTTTCCGGAGTCGCAGACATTACAAACGAAAGCCGTCTGGAGATCGCTACAGACGTCCTTGCAGCCGGTACGCTCGTAGTCCGTTCCGGAAGCTCGCTGCTTGTGAGCGAAGGCTCCACACTCGCCGTGAACGAGTTGCACGTCGAGGAGGGCGCCACGCTCGTGATCAAAGGAGTGCTATCGATTGAAGATCTGTACGGAGACAGTGACATGCTGAAAACCGCCGGCGGAAAGGTCTTGATTTCGAACTCGCATGTGTCCCCGAAAGACAGCGGCAGCGTGGATGAGGCTCCGCGCCTCGACAATCCGACGCCGTCGAATCCAACCGGCACCGCTGCAGAGCTGAGCATATATCCGAATCCGTTCTCAACGACCCTGGTTGTCGAGTTCACGACAGAGTGGAACGCTACAGTCGACGTTGAGGTGTTCGACGTG
Above is a window of Rhodothermales bacterium DNA encoding:
- a CDS encoding T9SS type A sorting domain-containing protein, whose amino-acid sequence is MTTGLLATRVTKHRNVAVITADDDVNLGLTTETYEGDMFGPRSPQLTPWTTPNIHGYSRYPTGRVLSDGDFAAIDNIRYDEVDPTVMVIDYRADFRYNPTFRSDSRIGPESREVTLSGVADITNESRLEIATDVLAAGTLVVRSGSSLLVSEGSTLAVNELHVEEGATLVIKGVLSIEDLYGDSDMLKTAGGKVLISNSHVSPKDSGSVDEAPRLDNPTPSNPTGTAAELSIYPNPFSTTLVVEFTTEWNATVDVEVFDVLGRRVARLAHGARSTADHYRLTWSPRGLARGTYYVRVVAGNRVRVVPATYAP